A single Lolium perenne isolate Kyuss_39 chromosome 6, Kyuss_2.0, whole genome shotgun sequence DNA region contains:
- the LOC127306673 gene encoding uncharacterized protein — MPPPPPPPASASSLSPTPSITSSPSARQIAAVVLNHPSSTLTTASARSLSASLLAVAPALPTPVANSVLKLLWHHAPRALLFFHSLLHLPARAHAVSPCTIDLALDLSARLRHPRQLTNSILALFPRLRLPFTPRTFPILFERFAASQRRPDVAVRLFLSLHRSHRVTQDLPLFNSLLDALAKSRHAAKAASLVRALQARFPPDVVTYNTLADGWCRVKDTSRALDLLRQMAESGIAPTKTTYNIILKGFFRAGQVQHAWNFFLQMKKRGSKDESCSKPDIVSYTTVIHGLGLAGQLDKARKLFDEMSQEGCCTPSVATYNALIQVICKKGNVEDALTVFDDMLQQDLTPNVVTYTVLIRGLCHAAKIDQAMKLMERMKSEGCEPVVQTYNVLIRYSFEEGEIDKALCLFERMSKGEDCLPNQDTYNIIISAMFVRKRAEDMAMAARMVMEMVERGYLPRRFMLNRVLNGLMLTGNQQISRDLLRMQEKYRRLRREIRL, encoded by the coding sequence atgccgccgccgccgcctcctccagctTCGGCTTCGTCACTCTCCCCCACGCCTTCAATCACATCATCCCCATCCGCTCGACAAATCGCCGCCGTCGTGCTCAACCACCCGTCGTCCACCCTCACCACCGCGTCGGCGCGCTCCCTCTCGGCGTCCCTCCTCGCCGTCGCGCCGGCGCTCCCGACGCCCGTGGCCAACTCCGTCCTCAAGCTCCTCTGGCACCACGCCCCGCGCGCGCTCCTCTTCTTCCACTCGCTCCTCCACCTGCCCGCCCGCGCGCACGCCGTCTCCCCCTGCACCATCGACCTCGCGCTCGACCTCTCCGCGCGCCTCCGCCACCCGCGCCAGCTCACCAACTCCATCCTCGCGCTCTTCCCGCGCCTCCGCCTGCCCTTCACCCCGCGCACCTTCCCCATCCTCTTCGAGCGCTTCGCCGCCTCGCAGCGCAGGCCCGACGTCGCCGTCCGCCTCTTCCTCTCGCTCCACCGCTCCCACCGCGTCACGCAGGACCTCCCCCTCTTCAACTCCCTCCTCGACGCGCTCGCCAAGTCGCGCCACGCCGCCAAGGCCGCCTCCCTCGTCCGCGCCCTCCAGGCCCGCTTCCCGCCGGACGTGGTCACCTACAACACCCTCGCCGACGGCTGGTGCCGCGTCAAGGACACCTCCCGCGCGCTCGACCTGCTGCGGCAGATGGCCGAGTCCGGCATCGCCCCCACCAAAACCACCTACAATATCATCCTCAAGGGCTTCTTCCGCGCTGGACAGGTACAGCACGCGTGGAACTTCTTCCTCCAGATGAAGAAGCGGGGGAGCAAAGACGAGAGCTGTAGTAAGCCTGACATTGTCTCCTACACAACAGTCATTCATGGGCTGGGTCTCGCTGGGCAGCTCGACAAAGCACGCAAACTGTTCGATGAAATGTCTCAAGAAGGATGCTGCACACCATCAGTGGCCACTTACAACGCGCTTATTCAAGTCATATGTAAGAAGGGAAACGTGGAGGATGCATTGACGGTGTTTGACGATATGCTCCAGCAGGATCTCACACCTAATGTGGTTACTTATACCGTCTTGATCCGGGGCCTCTGCCATGCTGCGAAAATCGACCAAGCTATGAAGCTCATGGAGAGGATGAAGAGTGAAGGCTGCGAGCCTGTCGTTCAGACATACAATGTTCTAATAAGGTATTCATTTGAGGAAGGGGAGATCGACAAGGCCCTGTGTTTGTTTGAGAGGATGAGTAAAGGAGAGGACTGCCTGCCCAACCAAGATACGTACAATATCATAATAAGCGCAATGTTTGTGCGCAAGAGGGCCGAGGACATGGCAATGGCTGCgaggatggtgatggagatggtggAGAGAGGCTACCTGCCCAGGAGGTTCATGCTCAACCGTGTCCTGAATGGGTTGATGCTGACAGGGAATCAGCAGATTTCTAGAGATCTCTTGAGAATGCAGGAGAAATATAGACGCCTGCGACGAGAAATTAGATTGTGA